A single genomic interval of Streptomyces sp. BA2 harbors:
- a CDS encoding putative protein N(5)-glutamine methyltransferase: MSASPSSPASPSITPLTPAAIVTRLRTAGCVFAEDEAELLVGTARDPAELAAMVERRVTGQPLEHVLGWAEFRGLRIAVDVGVFVPRRRTEFLVQQAAALARPGAVVVDLCCGSGALGAALGVSVDRVELHAADIDPAAVRCARRNVADVGGRVYEGDLYEPLPDALRGRVDVLLANVPYVPTEEVGLLPPEARVHEARVALDGGADGLDVLRRVTADAARWLAPGGRLLFETSERQVPYALEAVADGGLVARSVSDEEMYATVVVGTRPS; encoded by the coding sequence ATGTCGGCTTCACCTTCCTCACCCGCGTCACCGTCCATAACGCCCCTCACTCCCGCCGCCATCGTCACCAGGCTGCGTACCGCCGGCTGTGTCTTCGCCGAGGACGAGGCGGAGTTGCTCGTCGGCACCGCGCGTGACCCCGCCGAACTCGCCGCCATGGTGGAGCGGCGCGTCACCGGTCAGCCGCTCGAACACGTCCTGGGCTGGGCGGAGTTCCGTGGTCTGCGGATCGCCGTGGACGTGGGGGTCTTCGTGCCCCGGCGGCGCACCGAGTTCCTCGTACAGCAGGCCGCGGCCCTTGCCCGGCCCGGTGCCGTCGTCGTCGACCTGTGCTGCGGCTCGGGGGCGCTCGGGGCCGCGCTCGGCGTGTCCGTCGACCGGGTCGAGCTGCATGCCGCGGACATCGACCCCGCCGCCGTGCGGTGCGCGCGGCGCAACGTCGCCGACGTGGGGGGACGGGTGTACGAGGGCGACCTCTACGAGCCGCTGCCCGACGCCCTCCGGGGCCGCGTCGACGTACTGCTGGCGAACGTCCCCTACGTACCCACCGAAGAGGTCGGTCTGCTGCCGCCGGAAGCCCGTGTCCATGAGGCGCGGGTGGCGCTCGACGGCGGAGCGGACGGTCTCGACGTCCTGCGGCGGGTGACCGCGGACGCGGCGCGCTGGCTGGCTCCCGGCGGCCGGCTGCTGTTCGAGACGAGCGAGCGCCAGGTGCCGTACGCGCTGGAAGCGGTCGCCGACGGCGGTCTCGTGGCGCGGTCGGTGAGCGACGAGGAGATGTACGCGACGGTCGTCGTCGGGACGCGGCCCTCCTAG
- a CDS encoding Clp protease N-terminal domain-containing protein produces the protein MQSRTPRGAEPGPTRAETDSRLSAALTSVVAGARRRAVRDGDRQIDTAHLLHSLMETDPGVRAAFDDGAQVVRLLGYLVQRSIGYGLQWQGTVEDSGAVPMVRADDPAPVAPVNPVNPVNPRVKETGWSPSASAAMEAAIERADRRDEPRALGIDLLAALLADPDCRAVEVLRRAGADAREVLRRIDDDPFTGTSADALVDPYADPCADPYADPYAGTSAD, from the coding sequence GTGCAAAGCCGTACTCCGCGGGGCGCCGAGCCCGGCCCGACCCGAGCAGAGACCGACTCCCGACTGAGCGCCGCGCTGACGTCGGTGGTGGCCGGCGCGCGCCGGCGTGCCGTACGGGACGGTGACCGGCAGATCGACACCGCGCATCTGCTGCATTCCCTCATGGAGACCGACCCAGGTGTACGGGCGGCCTTCGACGACGGGGCGCAGGTGGTGCGGCTCCTCGGCTATCTGGTCCAGCGCAGCATCGGCTACGGCCTGCAGTGGCAGGGGACGGTCGAGGACTCCGGAGCGGTGCCGATGGTGCGGGCGGACGACCCCGCCCCTGTGGCCCCCGTCAACCCCGTCAACCCCGTGAACCCCCGTGTGAAGGAGACGGGTTGGTCGCCGTCCGCGAGTGCCGCCATGGAGGCGGCCATCGAGCGGGCCGACCGCCGTGACGAACCGCGGGCTCTGGGCATCGATCTCCTGGCGGCGCTCCTCGCCGATCCGGACTGCCGCGCGGTCGAGGTCCTGAGGCGGGCCGGGGCCGACGCCCGGGAGGTCCTCCGGCGGATCGATGACGATCCGTTCACCGGGACCTCCGCCGATGCGCTCGTCGATCCCTACGCGGACCCTTGCGCGGACCCGTACGCGGATCCGTACGCCGGGACGTCCGCCGATTGA
- a CDS encoding PadR family transcriptional regulator, which yields MRSHGYEHEHGRGKCGPGHEGRGGFEGRRAAFGPFGPGFGGPGGPGGPWGGRGGRGGPRGRARRGDVRASILALLKDRPMHGYEMIQEIAERSGGAWKPSPGSVYPTLQLLEDEGLISSASEGGKKLFSLTDAGRTAADEGPDAPWEEAGRGVDWEALSEIRQAGFGLMEAFGQVWKTGSKEQREKALTVINDARKKLYLILADED from the coding sequence ATGCGTTCCCACGGTTATGAACACGAGCACGGACGTGGAAAGTGCGGCCCCGGCCATGAGGGCCGGGGTGGTTTCGAGGGGCGGCGCGCGGCGTTCGGTCCCTTCGGGCCTGGCTTCGGCGGCCCCGGTGGGCCCGGTGGTCCCTGGGGTGGCCGAGGCGGCAGGGGTGGTCCGCGAGGCAGGGCGCGGCGCGGTGACGTACGCGCGTCGATCCTGGCCCTCCTGAAGGACCGGCCGATGCACGGCTACGAGATGATCCAGGAGATCGCCGAACGCAGCGGCGGGGCATGGAAGCCCAGCCCCGGTTCGGTCTACCCCACCCTCCAGCTTCTGGAGGACGAGGGCCTGATCAGCAGCGCGAGCGAGGGCGGCAAGAAGCTCTTCTCGCTCACCGATGCCGGTCGCACCGCGGCCGACGAAGGTCCCGACGCGCCTTGGGAAGAGGCCGGGCGCGGGGTCGACTGGGAGGCGCTGAGCGAGATCCGGCAGGCCGGTTTCGGTCTGATGGAGGCGTTCGGCCAGGTCTGGAAGACCGGCAGCAAGGAACAGCGCGAGAAGGCTCTCACGGTCATCAACGACGCCCGTAAGAAGCTGTACCTGATCCTCGCCGATGAGGACTGA
- a CDS encoding glutamate--cysteine ligase, whose translation MGEKVVAGTFDLAERNQYRTKLKECLAGLRRLLDEERFDRPKNLMGVEIELNLAGPDGMPRMLNAEVLERIASRDFQTELGMFNLEVNIAPHRLGGRVLDRLAEELRTGLAYAHRKANEVNAGIVMIGILPTLAHHDLVSGNLSDVDRYALLNDQIVAARGEEFVLDIQGVERLTCTSASIAPEAACTSVQLHLQVTPGRFADVWNAAQAVAAAQIAVGANAPFLFGRELWRESRPPLFLQSTDTRPPELQAQGVRPRTWFGERWISDAYELFEENLRYFPALLPLMDDEEPLEVLDDGRVPQLGELVLHNGTVYRWNRPVYGIAGGVPHLRVENRVLPAGPTVTDVIANAAFYYGVVRALAEEPRPVWKRLPFEAAARNFDTACRDGIEARLRWPRRGRSGGIVEVPAVALVRDELLPLAAAGLDAWGVEPADRDFYLGVIEERCRRRVNGASWQAATYHHALETGLEREAALAATTRRYAELMHAGDPVHTWPVGLPEPAVLS comes from the coding sequence ATGGGGGAGAAGGTCGTAGCAGGAACGTTTGATCTGGCCGAGCGGAACCAGTATCGGACCAAGCTCAAGGAGTGTCTGGCGGGGTTGCGGAGGCTGCTGGACGAGGAGCGGTTCGACCGGCCCAAGAACCTGATGGGCGTGGAGATCGAGCTGAATCTCGCGGGGCCCGACGGCATGCCGAGAATGCTGAATGCGGAAGTACTCGAACGGATCGCGAGCCGGGACTTCCAGACGGAACTCGGAATGTTCAATCTTGAAGTCAATATCGCACCGCACCGATTGGGCGGACGTGTTCTCGACCGTCTCGCCGAGGAGTTGCGCACCGGCCTCGCCTATGCCCACCGGAAAGCGAACGAGGTGAACGCCGGCATCGTGATGATCGGCATTCTGCCGACCCTCGCGCACCACGACCTGGTCTCGGGAAACCTCTCCGACGTCGACCGCTACGCGCTGCTCAACGACCAGATCGTCGCCGCGCGCGGCGAGGAGTTCGTCCTGGACATCCAGGGCGTGGAGCGGCTCACCTGCACGTCCGCGTCGATCGCCCCCGAAGCGGCGTGCACATCCGTGCAGTTGCACCTCCAGGTCACGCCGGGCAGGTTCGCCGACGTGTGGAACGCGGCCCAGGCCGTCGCCGCCGCCCAGATCGCCGTCGGCGCCAACGCGCCTTTCCTGTTCGGGCGTGAGCTGTGGCGCGAGTCGCGGCCGCCGCTGTTCCTGCAGTCCACCGACACCCGCCCGCCCGAACTCCAGGCCCAGGGCGTGCGGCCGCGGACCTGGTTCGGCGAGCGCTGGATCAGCGACGCGTACGAGCTCTTCGAGGAGAACCTGCGCTACTTTCCCGCGCTGCTGCCCCTCATGGACGACGAGGAGCCGCTGGAGGTGCTCGACGACGGCCGCGTGCCGCAGCTCGGTGAACTCGTCCTGCACAACGGCACCGTGTACCGCTGGAACCGCCCCGTGTACGGCATCGCGGGCGGCGTCCCGCACCTGCGGGTGGAGAACCGCGTCCTGCCCGCCGGCCCCACCGTCACCGACGTCATCGCCAACGCCGCCTTCTACTACGGCGTCGTACGCGCCCTCGCCGAGGAGCCCAGGCCCGTGTGGAAGCGGCTGCCCTTCGAGGCCGCGGCCCGCAACTTCGACACCGCGTGCCGCGACGGCATCGAGGCCCGTCTGCGGTGGCCGCGGCGCGGCCGCTCGGGCGGGATCGTGGAGGTGCCCGCGGTCGCTCTCGTACGCGACGAGCTGTTGCCGCTGGCCGCGGCCGGGCTCGACGCGTGGGGCGTGGAGCCCGCCGACCGGGACTTCTACCTCGGCGTCATCGAGGAGCGGTGCAGGCGCCGGGTGAACGGAGCGTCCTGGCAGGCGGCGACGTACCACCACGCCTTGGAGACCGGGCTCGAACGCGAGGCCGCGCTCGCGGCGACCACCCGGCGCTACGCCGAGCTGATGCACGCGGGGGACCCGGTGCACACCTGGCCGGTGGGGCTGCCGGAGCCGGCCGTCCTGAGCTGA
- a CDS encoding EamA family transporter, protein MQASQGNHTGSRPSRGRGVGLGLALGSAVAFGGSGVAAKPLIEAGLDPLHVVWLRVAGAALVMLPVAWRHRGLLLRRPALLLGFGLLAVAGVQACYFAAISRIPVGVALLVEYLAPALVLGWVRFVQRRPVTRAAAVGVVLAVGGLACVVEVWAGLSFDAVGLLLALGAACCQVGYFVLSDQGSDAGDEAPDPLGVIAYGLLIGAVVLTVVARPWGMDWSVLAGSADMDGTAVPAWLLIGWIVLLATVVAYVTGVLSVRRLSPQVAGVVACLEAVIATVLAWVMLGEHLSAPQIIGGAVVLAGAFIAQSSTPAKPRQGPTAGGLPEPEERLSSTGTAV, encoded by the coding sequence GTGCAAGCGTCTCAGGGGAATCACACAGGCTCGCGGCCGAGCCGGGGGAGAGGCGTCGGCCTGGGGCTCGCCCTTGGCTCGGCGGTCGCCTTCGGCGGCTCGGGCGTCGCGGCCAAGCCGCTGATCGAGGCGGGCCTCGACCCGCTCCACGTGGTGTGGCTGCGGGTGGCGGGCGCCGCCCTCGTCATGCTGCCGGTGGCCTGGCGCCACCGTGGGCTGCTGCTCCGCAGGCCCGCGCTCCTCCTCGGCTTCGGCCTGCTCGCCGTGGCCGGTGTCCAGGCCTGCTACTTCGCCGCGATCTCCCGCATCCCCGTCGGTGTCGCGCTCCTGGTCGAATACCTCGCGCCCGCGCTCGTCCTCGGCTGGGTGCGCTTCGTGCAGCGGAGGCCCGTGACGCGCGCGGCCGCGGTGGGCGTGGTGCTCGCTGTCGGCGGGCTCGCCTGTGTCGTCGAGGTGTGGGCCGGGCTGAGCTTCGACGCCGTGGGGCTGCTGCTCGCGCTGGGCGCCGCGTGCTGCCAGGTCGGCTACTTCGTCCTGTCCGACCAGGGCAGCGACGCGGGCGACGAGGCTCCCGACCCGCTCGGCGTCATCGCGTACGGACTGCTGATCGGTGCCGTGGTGCTGACCGTCGTGGCGCGTCCCTGGGGCATGGACTGGTCGGTGCTCGCCGGGAGCGCGGACATGGACGGCACGGCCGTGCCCGCGTGGCTGCTCATCGGCTGGATCGTGCTCCTCGCGACCGTCGTGGCGTACGTCACCGGGGTGCTCTCGGTGCGTCGGCTCTCGCCGCAGGTGGCGGGTGTCGTGGCCTGTCTCGAAGCGGTCATCGCCACCGTGCTCGCCTGGGTCATGCTGGGCGAACACCTGTCGGCACCGCAGATCATCGGGGGCGCCGTGGTGCTCGCCGGGGCGTTCATCGCGCAGTCGTCCACGCCCGCCAAGCCCCGGCAGGGGCCGACCGCGGGCGGGCTGCCGGAGCCGGAAGAGCGGTTGTCGTCAACCGGTACTGCCGTTTAG
- a CDS encoding type II toxin-antitoxin system Rv0910 family toxin, whose protein sequence is MAEVSAEARIEAPAEKVWAQLTDFSSYGEWNATHTSFPNGAPTTLEAGGTFAENMKLMGFPAEVNWTIEELESERTLAIKGKGPMRVTVGTRYTLSPEGDTTNVRIDGEFTGAAVSLMAGKLKDSATAALNESLRKLAGLVT, encoded by the coding sequence ATGGCCGAAGTCAGCGCGGAAGCACGGATCGAGGCGCCCGCCGAGAAGGTCTGGGCCCAACTCACCGACTTCTCCTCGTACGGCGAGTGGAACGCCACGCACACGAGTTTCCCGAACGGCGCCCCCACCACGCTGGAAGCGGGCGGCACGTTCGCGGAGAACATGAAGCTGATGGGCTTCCCCGCCGAGGTCAACTGGACGATCGAGGAGCTGGAGAGCGAGCGCACCCTTGCGATCAAGGGCAAGGGCCCGATGCGCGTCACGGTCGGCACCCGCTACACCCTCTCCCCCGAGGGGGACACGACGAACGTACGCATAGACGGGGAGTTCACGGGCGCGGCGGTCTCCTTGATGGCGGGCAAGCTGAAGGACTCGGCGACGGCCGCGCTGAACGAGTCGCTGCGGAAGCTGGCGGGCTTGGTGACCTGA
- a CDS encoding substrate-binding and VWA domain-containing protein: MGRHSLPDEYGTDAPDPRPRTRGRTVAIATALVLTVAAGTAVAVRSDLLTFGGSCHDDTVQLDVVAAPAIAPALSAAADDARENDVTSDGACIDVRVSARDSYKVADELRTGKGNPGYDVWVPDSELWLQRVGLGGKQNKVSPAGNIASSPVGMAMVPSASKTLGWPKKTYSWPELTGAAMKGDKLRLGAADPARSATGLLALAQLSASAKKSGGKDGDTQAAGMAKALSARTSDSDGQLLDTLARDSSGTEQGNPRRNQALILSEQAAFAHNASAGEENSLDMFYPKDGSPRLDHPYTLVQEDELSTDQSRAALRFMTLFSDEEGRAILEKHGFRTGAEDPSEKLVTAAGGRTPQPYGDDASEPPSEKELQETLGMWTITVQSARLSTVVDVSDSMGEFVPGREQSRMEVTKSSLLQALAGFTDEDEIGLWEFATLLDGERDYRKLVPTERLGDRKGGGTQRDRIAEAFSDLTPIPGGATGLYDTTLAAYKEATSTHAGGKFNALVVLTDGANQDPGSISRSNLISQLENLSDPKRPVPLIAIAVGPNADKEEVVQIAEATGGSGHQVDDPAQIHAVILKAIMEAGSHG; encoded by the coding sequence ATGGGACGTCACAGCTTGCCCGATGAGTACGGGACCGACGCACCCGACCCTCGGCCACGTACACGCGGCCGTACCGTGGCCATCGCGACGGCACTCGTCCTGACGGTCGCGGCGGGCACGGCGGTCGCGGTCCGCAGCGACCTGCTGACCTTCGGCGGTTCGTGCCACGACGACACGGTGCAGCTGGACGTCGTCGCCGCCCCCGCCATCGCCCCGGCCCTGAGCGCGGCGGCCGACGACGCGCGTGAGAACGACGTCACGTCCGACGGGGCGTGCATCGACGTACGGGTCTCGGCGCGTGATTCGTACAAGGTCGCCGACGAACTGCGCACGGGCAAGGGCAATCCCGGCTACGACGTGTGGGTGCCGGATTCCGAACTGTGGCTGCAGCGCGTGGGCCTGGGCGGCAAGCAGAACAAGGTGTCGCCCGCGGGGAACATAGCCTCGTCCCCGGTCGGCATGGCCATGGTCCCCTCCGCCTCCAAGACCCTGGGCTGGCCCAAGAAGACGTACAGCTGGCCGGAGTTGACCGGCGCGGCGATGAAGGGCGACAAGCTGCGGCTCGGCGCCGCCGATCCCGCGCGCAGCGCGACCGGCCTCCTTGCGCTGGCGCAGCTGAGCGCGTCGGCGAAGAAGTCGGGCGGCAAGGACGGCGACACCCAGGCCGCCGGGATGGCCAAGGCGCTGTCCGCACGTACGTCCGACAGCGACGGCCAGCTCCTGGACACCCTGGCCCGCGACTCCTCCGGGACCGAACAGGGCAACCCGCGCCGCAACCAGGCGCTGATCCTCTCCGAGCAGGCCGCGTTCGCGCACAACGCGTCGGCGGGCGAGGAGAACAGCCTCGACATGTTCTATCCGAAGGACGGCTCACCGCGCCTCGACCACCCGTACACGCTGGTCCAGGAGGACGAGCTGTCCACGGACCAGAGCCGGGCCGCCCTGCGTTTCATGACCCTGTTCAGCGACGAGGAGGGCCGCGCGATCCTGGAGAAACACGGCTTCAGGACGGGCGCCGAGGACCCGTCGGAGAAGCTCGTCACCGCGGCCGGCGGGCGCACGCCCCAGCCGTACGGCGACGACGCGAGCGAGCCGCCCTCCGAGAAGGAGCTCCAGGAGACGCTCGGCATGTGGACGATCACCGTCCAGAGTGCCCGGCTCAGCACGGTCGTCGACGTCTCGGACTCCATGGGCGAGTTCGTGCCGGGCCGCGAGCAGTCCCGGATGGAGGTCACCAAGTCCTCCCTCCTCCAAGCGCTCGCGGGGTTCACGGACGAGGACGAGATCGGCCTGTGGGAGTTCGCCACCCTCCTGGACGGCGAGCGCGACTACCGCAAGCTCGTGCCGACCGAGCGGCTCGGCGACCGCAAGGGCGGCGGCACCCAGCGGGACAGGATCGCGGAGGCCTTCAGCGACCTGACGCCCATCCCGGGCGGCGCGACCGGCCTGTACGACACCACGCTCGCGGCGTACAAGGAAGCCACGTCCACCCACGCGGGCGGCAAGTTCAACGCCCTCGTGGTGCTCACGGACGGCGCGAACCAGGACCCCGGCTCCATCTCGCGCAGCAACCTCATCTCCCAGCTGGAGAACCTCTCCGACCCCAAGCGCCCGGTGCCGCTCATCGCCATCGCGGTCGGCCCGAACGCGGACAAGGAGGAGGTCGTGCAGATCGCGGAGGCGACCGGCGGGTCAGGCCACCAGGTCGACGACCCGGCGCAGATCCACGCGGTCATCCTCAAGGCCATCATGGAGGCGGGCAGCCACGGCTGA
- a CDS encoding PhzF family phenazine biosynthesis protein: MPTSHRIRIVDAFTDRPFAGNPAGVLLLDAFPEDAWLQNVAAEVNHAETAFAHRLPADAEADWALRWFTPATEVDLCGHATLATAHVLKATGSAEGPVRFATRSGVLTTVAHTDGTITMDFPTAPLTPAEIPDGAAEALGAEPLAAYDTGAHLGDLLVELADEKTVRALAPDHKALAQHSERGIIATARAEDPARGYDFVSRGFFPRVGIDEDPVTGSAHTALAPFWSQRLGRTELTGLQASARSGLVRTELRGDRTLLTGRAVTVIEGELYA, encoded by the coding sequence ATGCCGACTTCTCACCGCATTCGCATCGTCGACGCCTTCACCGACCGCCCCTTCGCGGGCAACCCCGCCGGCGTCCTCCTCCTCGACGCCTTCCCCGAGGACGCCTGGCTACAGAACGTGGCCGCGGAGGTCAACCACGCCGAGACCGCCTTCGCCCACCGCCTCCCCGCGGACGCCGAAGCCGACTGGGCGCTCCGGTGGTTCACGCCCGCCACCGAAGTGGACCTCTGCGGCCACGCCACGCTCGCCACCGCCCACGTCCTGAAGGCCACCGGCTCAGCCGAAGGCCCCGTACGGTTCGCCACCCGCAGCGGTGTCCTGACCACGGTCGCGCACACCGACGGCACCATCACCATGGACTTCCCGACCGCCCCGCTCACCCCGGCCGAGATCCCCGACGGCGCGGCAGAAGCCCTCGGCGCCGAGCCGCTCGCGGCGTACGACACCGGGGCGCACCTCGGCGACCTGCTGGTCGAGCTCGCCGACGAGAAGACGGTGCGCGCCCTCGCCCCGGATCACAAGGCCCTCGCCCAGCACTCCGAGCGCGGCATCATCGCCACCGCACGCGCCGAAGACCCCGCCCGCGGCTACGACTTCGTCTCCCGGGGCTTCTTCCCGCGCGTCGGCATCGACGAGGACCCGGTGACCGGCAGCGCCCACACGGCCCTTGCCCCCTTCTGGTCCCAGCGCCTTGGCCGCACGGAGCTCACCGGCCTGCAGGCATCGGCCCGCAGCGGCCTGGTCCGCACGGAACTTCGCGGCGACCGCACCCTCCTGACGGGCCGCGCGGTCACCGTCATCGAGGGCGAGCTGTACGCCTGA
- a CDS encoding CPBP family glutamic-type intramembrane protease: MQAESGPLAGSFRGEGPSRRIFRDETLLVLALSLGASGVSALISFVGSVTKPGGLKDQAATMNASAAPGRPWLDLAWQLFGITTALVPVALVAHFLIREGAGLRSIGFDRSRPWPDLGRGAAIAAVIGSTGIAFYLAARGLGFNLTVVPEDLPDVWWKYPVLVLAAVQNAVLEEVIVVGYLLRRFGQLGWTPMAALVGSSVLRGSYHLYQGIGGFIGNMAMGVVFVLLYRRWGRVGPLVVAHSLLDIGAFVGYALLAGKVGWLPTP, encoded by the coding sequence GTGCAAGCGGAGTCCGGGCCGTTGGCCGGTTCTTTTCGGGGCGAGGGGCCATCGCGACGGATCTTCCGGGACGAGACGCTGCTCGTCCTGGCGCTCTCGCTAGGCGCGAGCGGTGTCTCCGCGCTGATCAGCTTTGTCGGATCGGTCACCAAACCCGGCGGTCTGAAGGATCAGGCCGCGACCATGAACGCGTCGGCCGCTCCGGGGCGGCCGTGGCTTGATCTCGCGTGGCAATTGTTCGGAATCACGACGGCGTTGGTGCCGGTGGCGCTGGTCGCGCACTTCCTGATCCGGGAGGGCGCGGGGCTGCGCTCGATCGGCTTCGACCGGAGCCGGCCGTGGCCGGACCTGGGGCGCGGGGCGGCGATCGCCGCGGTGATCGGCAGCACCGGGATCGCGTTCTATCTGGCGGCGCGGGGGCTCGGGTTCAACCTGACGGTGGTGCCCGAGGATCTGCCCGACGTGTGGTGGAAGTATCCGGTGCTCGTGCTGGCCGCGGTGCAGAACGCGGTGCTCGAGGAAGTGATCGTCGTCGGCTATCTGCTGCGCAGGTTCGGGCAGTTGGGGTGGACGCCGATGGCCGCGCTGGTCGGGAGCTCGGTGCTGCGCGGCTCGTACCACCTCTATCAGGGCATCGGCGGGTTCATCGGGAACATGGCGATGGGGGTGGTCTTCGTGCTCCTGTACCGGCGGTGGGGGCGGGTCGGGCCACTGGTGGTGGCGCATTCGCTGCTGGATATCGGCGCGTTCGTGGGGTACGCGCTGCTTGCGGGGAAGGTGGGGTGGCTGCCGACGCCTTAG
- a CDS encoding DUF5999 family protein, with the protein MCQHQPPCPTADSADREAALLTASHPEQGWSLLCNGVLLFEDTGELLPDGQIIAPHRPLGTDTIMTAA; encoded by the coding sequence ATGTGCCAGCACCAACCACCGTGCCCGACAGCCGACTCCGCCGACCGGGAAGCCGCGCTCCTCACGGCGAGCCACCCGGAGCAGGGCTGGAGCCTGCTGTGCAACGGCGTCCTCCTCTTCGAGGACACCGGTGAACTGCTGCCGGACGGTCAGATCATCGCCCCGCATCGACCGCTGGGCACGGACACGATCATGACCGCCGCCTGA